The sequence GGCAAGTACTTTCTGTTCTGTCTCTTCAAATTCCGACTGATGTACAAAAACTGTCATCGTATCAATGCCGGATGGCATGTGCTCGAATGAAATATGATTATCTTCAAATACCTGAAGCACTTTTCTTCCAAATCCAACTTCTGAGTTCATCATTGCCTTCTCGATTGTGATAGAAGCAAATCCTTGCTTTCCGGCAATTCCGGTAATCGTGTATTTTGGATGTCTGCAAGTAGCTTCAACAATCAACGTACCTTTATCCTCCGGTGCATTTGTGTTGCGGATGTTGATTGGAATTCCTTCTTTTCGAACAGGGAAAATAGCATCCTCATGAAGAACGGTAGCTCCCATATAAGATAACTCTCTTAATTCTTTATATGTAATTGCTTCGATAGACTTCGGATTCGAGATAATTCTCGGATCTGCAATCAGAAAACCGGACACATCTGTCCAGTTCTCGTAAAGATCTACTTTTGCCGCTTTCGCAACAATCGAACCGGTCACGTCCGAACCACCCCTTGAGAATGTTTTGATTGTCCCGTCCGGTAAAGAACCATAAAATCCTGGAATTACTGCACGTTCGGCTTTATTTAAACGTTCTGACAGGATTTCATCTGTCTTATCTGCATCAAATTTTCCTTCTTCATCAAAGAAAATAACTTCTGCCGCATCAATGAATTCATATCCAAGATAGTTTGCCATGATAATCCCATTCAAATATTCTCCACGTGAAGCAGCGTAATCTCTGCCTGCTTTTTTTGCAAAGTTATCACGGATTATCTCAAACTCTTTTTCAAGTGAAAGCGTCAACCCTAATCCTTCAATGATCTCATTGTATCGCTCCTGAATATCTTTCAGTAAATCTGTGAATTTTTTCCCTTTCACAGCTGCTCCGTAACATTTATATAACATATCTGTCACTTTTACATCGTCTGAAAATCGTTTTCCTGGCGCTGATGGAA comes from Coprococcus phoceensis and encodes:
- a CDS encoding aspartate kinase, which gives rise to MKKVVKFGGSSLASAEQFKKVGNIIRAEESRRYVIPSAPGKRFSDDVKVTDMLYKCYGAAVKGKKFTDLLKDIQERYNEIIEGLGLTLSLEKEFEIIRDNFAKKAGRDYAASRGEYLNGIIMANYLGYEFIDAAEVIFFDEEGKFDADKTDEILSERLNKAERAVIPGFYGSLPDGTIKTFSRGGSDVTGSIVAKAAKVDLYENWTDVSGFLIADPRIISNPKSIEAITYKELRELSYMGATVLHEDAIFPVRKEGIPINIRNTNAPEDKGTLIVEATCRHPKYTITGIAGKQGFASITIEKAMMNSEVGFGRKVLQVFEDNHISFEHMPSGIDTMTVFVHQSEFEETEQKVLAGIHHAVQPDSIELESDLALIAVVGRGMRATRGTAGRIFSALAHANVNVKMIDQGSSELNIVIGVRNHDFENAIKAIYDIFVTAKL